A genomic stretch from Podospora pseudoanserina strain CBS 124.78 chromosome 3, whole genome shotgun sequence includes:
- a CDS encoding hypothetical protein (EggNog:ENOG503Q4FB; COG:Q) has protein sequence MPSDNLNFQCALITGGGGGLGKALASYFISKGKKVILAGRTKSNLESAAKEIGATDYYVLDTGKTSAFPVFVSLVTQKHPELDCLVNNAGVQKPLEVSKLDPSEFLYKADEEINVNIRGPMHLTLQLLPHFRLKPAAMIINVSSVLGFVPFSIINPVYNGTKAWLHFWSMNLRTQLRDEPQAKIRVVEIAPPMVGTDLHRDREDPDDNKKEKNPISLTVEEFMQEVAEKMERGDGMITAGPMGREIVGAWYESDKLGKRYKKIEEGGM, from the coding sequence ATGCCTTCAGACAACCTCAATTTCCAATGCGCGCTCATCacagggggtggtggtggccttgGTAAAGCGCTGGCCTCCTATTTTATATCCAAGGGCAAGAAAGTCATCCTCGCCGGCAGGACAAAATCCAATCTCGAGTCTGCAGCGAAAGAAATTGGAGCGACCGACTACTACGTGCTCGATACGGGGAAAACATCAGCGTTTCCAGTATTCGTCTCCCTCGTCACGCAGAAGCATCCGGAACTCGACTGTCTTGTGAACAATGCCGGTGTTCAGAAACCCTTGGAGGTCTCCAAACTGGACCCGAGCGAATTCCTGTACAAAGCAGATGAAGAAATCAATGTCAACATCCGCGGTCCCATGCACCTCACCTTGCAGCTGCTTCCGCATTTTCGACTCAAGCCGGCAGCCATGATTATCAACGTCAGCAGTGTGCTGGGTTTTGTGCCgttcagcatcatcaacccgGTGTACAACGGGACGAAGGCATGGCTTCACTTCTGGAGCATGAACCTGAGGACTCAGCTGCGGGACGAGCCGCAGGCCAAGATCAGGGTGGTTGAGATTGCGCCACCAATGGTTGGGACGGATTTGCATCGTGACAGGGAGGACCCGGATGATaacaagaaggaaaagaaccCGATTTCATTGACGGTGGAAGAGTTTATGCAGGAGGTGgcagagaagatggagagaggGGACGGTATGATTACTGCTGGGCCGATGGGCAGGGAGATTGTGGGTGCTTGGTATGAGAGTGACaagttggggaagaggtataagaagattgaggaggggggcatGTGA
- a CDS encoding hypothetical protein (EggNog:ENOG503PQM7), producing MIRTVLARRAIVRNTRQFHSTPFRREAIKKDGPDGTTSTATGSNRSLVLLGAAIIGVAGTYGMMMGSPRTVVPDDTSKQPVSGTSPTSARANQASGKLDPNNPK from the exons atGATCAGAACAGTCCTTGCCCGACGTGCCATCGTGCGCAACACCCGCCAATTCCACAGCACACCCTTCAGACGCGAAGCTATCAAGAAGGACGGTCCAGATGGAACCACCTCGACAGCTACCGGTTCCAACAGATC ACTCGTTCTGCTGGGCGCCGCCATCATCGGAGTCGCGGGTACATAcggcatgatgatgggcagcCCGAGAACTGTGGTTCCCGACGACACGTCCAAGCAGCCCGTCAGCGGAACATCACCCACCAGCGCGAGAGCCAACCAGGCGAGCGGGAAGCTTGACCCTAACAACCCCAAATAA
- the HST3_1 gene encoding NAD-dependent deacetylase hst3 (COG:B; COG:K; EggNog:ENOG503NV2F): MPTTHVEPGSEALLEEIANSLWKSKKVVVITGAGISTNSGIPDFRSENGLYSLIQAQFDAAEKQQDHPSSASDASDSSSEERPTKRRRASHDLSRPIDGTKLPGQWPHNTAQNTIKSEKGHGAASVNPESSDPTDDDPLAQPATPRDTSGPQEDVTLRDVENSEHAPGPPTVESANASFGAEKPVEPPLSRGLTPLPSPRLKVPEGCPEITPGPSFTSSPPSMPVDAPRLRSRTDMLAHTRSSSPLSSPPPISYDPYQESPEGSSCSSSGSSSRSESEEPSSVSTPLLTSQTSYASSGRMSLPHMKGKDLFDAQIWSCPLKTSVFYTFATTLRNKVRAAQPTNSHRFVSVLRDSRKLVRCYTQNIDQLEERVGLSTSLTLGAGSRYRFSARAGRSSAVSRSLLKGPEVSDLSGDGCSQQDSEQPPASQTELESQELKDESGSGEPEGKQEHDGSGSDSSQAVPSSSQPPSSQPAPSGPKRGVECVFLHGSLAELRCFVCAKTATWEDEERQAETLAGRQPTCPHCAGATAAREEKGKRALGVGKLRPDIVLYGEEHPHAHLISPLVQHDLSLGPDMLLILGTSMRVHGLKVLVREFAKAVHDRGGKVVFVNFTKPPESVWADVLDFWVQWDCDAWVEDLQHRKPALWLPPGTLIPDQVKVKGAKGPRRQSGGETGKRKEPADTASKKRKEVDGPNRKKQKREIDEVADSVIVALDPADVREPSPPPALEVPVIPVTSPVPSPPTASPVRPEVVREIPRLRPEAPPRPREMTMTTDRLPPPIPLPGPSPLSMSMTISPPPKPTRSAPPSPPAAPVIPELKPIPRRPANRVVAREPKLNPDAKRPASIRDHKLNGAYLTFKILGDLKRITGEPPVAFYTPSPSPVASRPKPKRARKSAPNALQGVGLESANSTLMMEDDVEANDSRGLAHESSEVKDQRVTNPMDGAVGVPDTPVSQAVSSISAMVKSRRRKRTAWRMIRGVETQVSLDENGEVVPPPPLPHTAATFRPLPSPSFRALPEPRPTPVASPVICQPSSNPFASIENGFQDTDRLIDKLREQSRPSTPLRFQFPPLNIPAPTEQSPPKLETLEPKVTSPGPLTANNVMSPIFAKPRNPFFFADPLAGGLAFPPTWHQHQFHHHQATTSMERTTSQQSATSHQRRGSWNPEDQLRQEEREREVAMMLTMMSNSHGMGYAGV; encoded by the exons ATGCCAACAACACACGTTGAGCCGGGGTCGGAAGCCCTGCTCGAGGAGATAGCCAATTCGTTATGGAAATCCAAGAAAGTTGTCGTTATCACGGGCGCCGGCATCAGCACAAACTCGGGCATTCCG GATTTCCGCTCAGAGAACGGTCTGTATTCTTTGATCCAAGCACAGTTCGATGCTGCCGAAAAGCAACAAGATCACCCCTCGAGCGCTAGCGACGCGTCAGACTCTTCATCAGAAGAGCGTCCGACGAAACGACGCAGGGCTTCACACGATCTCTCCCGACCGATCGACGGTACCAAGTTACCAGGCCAATGGCCCCATAACACTGCTCAAAACACAATAAAATCAGAAAAAGGTCATGGAGCTGCTTCCGTCAATCCGGAATCGTCAGATCCCACCGATGATGACCCGTTAGCACAGCCTGCAACACCGCGAGACACATCGGGACCACAGGAGGATGTCACATTGAGAGACGTGGAAAATTCGGAGCATGCGCCAGGGCCGCCCACAGTGGAATCGGCAAACGCTTCGTTTGGCGCTGAGAAACCGGTCGAGCCTCCACTATCTAGAGGCCTGACGCCGTTGCCCAGTCCTAGACTCAAAGTGCCCGAAGGTTGCCCCGAGATCACGCCTGGCCCATCGTTCACGTCATCCCCTCCTAGTATGCCCGTCGATGCGCCGCGTCTTCGTTCTAGAACAGACATGCTGGCACACACAAGAAGCTCCTCGCCACTCTCGTCACCGCCTCCCATTTCTTATGACCCTTATCAGGAGTCACCAGAGGGGTCGTCATGCTCGTCGAGCGGATCATCATCTCGGTCAGAAAGTGAGGAGCCCTCTTCCGTGTCCACACCACTCCTCACATCGCAAACGTCGTACGCCTCCTCTGGTCGAATGTCGCTACCACACATGAAAGGCAAGGATCTTTTTGACGCGCAAATCTGGTCTTGCCCACTCAAGACGTCTGTCTTCTACACATTCGCGACCACGTTGAGAAACAAGGTCCGCGCCGCTCAGCCTACGAACAGTCATCGGTTTGTCAGTGTCTTGCGGGATAGCAGAAAACTGGTCCGGTGTTACACCCAAAATATTGATCAGCTTGAAGAGCGCGTCGGTCTTTCAACATCGCTCACGTTGGGCGCTGGAAGCCGCTATCGTTTTTCCGCCAGAGCAGGGCGCAGCTCTGCTGTGAGCCGGAGCTTGCTGAAGGGCCCCGAGGTCTCGGATCTCTCAGGGGATGGATGCTCGCAGCAGGACTCGGAGCAGCCTCCCGCATCACAGACCGAACTTGAATCACAGGAATTGAAAGATGAATCTGGCAGTGGAGAGCCTGAGGGCAAGCAGGAACATGATGGGTCTGGGTCAGACTCCTCGCAAGCGGTTCCTAGCTCATCACAGCCCCCATCTTCACAACCTGCGCCATCGGGACCAAAACGTGGTGTCGAGTGTGTTTTCTTACACGGTTCCTTGGCAGAACTGCGATGCTTTGTGTGTGCGAAAACGGCAACCTGGGAAGACGAAGAACGGCAAGCTGAGACTCTGGCTGGTCGCCAACCCACCTGCCCACATTGCGCAggagcaacagcagctcgggaagaaaaaggaaaacgTGCCCTTGGCGTTGGCAAACTCCGACCTGACATTGTGCTCTACGGTGAAGAGCATCCCCATGCTCACCTCATTAGCCCTTTGGTGCAACATGATTTATCGTTGGGTCCAGACATGCTGCTCATCCTTGGCACCAGCATGCGCGTCCATGGGCTAAAGGTTCTCGTCCGGGAATTTGCCAAGGCCGTACACGATCGGGGAGGAAAGGTTGTGTTTGTGAACTTTACAAAGCCACCGGAGAGTGTGTGGGCTGATGTCCTCGATTTTTGGGTGCAATGGGACTGCGATGCTTGGGTCGAGGATCTCCAACATCGAAAGCCCGCCCTGTGGCTTCCTCCCGGTACTCTCATCCCAGATcaagtcaaagtcaaagggGCAAAGGGTCCACGGAGGCAGAGCGGCGGTGAAACAGGCAAGCGAAAGGAGCCAGCCGACACGGCGTCTAAGAAGCGCAAAGAGGTGGATGGACCAAATcgcaagaagcagaagcgcGAGATCGATGAGGTGGCGGACTCGGTCATTGTAGCACTTGATCCGGCAGATGTGCGAgagccctctcctccgccagcttTGGAGGTGCCAGTCATACCCGTCACATCACCAGTACCATCGCCGCCGACAGCATCTCCTGTTCGACCTGAGGTGGTTCGCGAAATCCCACGTCTTCGGCcagaagctcctcctcggccgagAGAAATGACCATGACGACCGATAGGCTTCCTCCGCCAATACCTCTGCCAGGCCCGTCGCCGTTATCCATGTCAATGACCATATCGCCGCCTCCTAAGCCAACACGATCagctccaccatcacctcccgcAGCCCCAGTTATCCCCGAACTCAAACCTATTCCACGACGGCCAGCAAACAGAGTCGTCGCACGCGAGCCCAAACTGAACCCCGATGCAAAACGACCTGCTTCGATACGAGACCACAAGCTGAATGGGGCCTATCTTACCTTCAAGATACTGGGTGATCTGAAAAGGATTACCGGCGAACCACCAGTTGCGTTCTACACACCTTCCCCTAGTCCGGTTGCTTCGAGGCCAAAGCCAAAACGGGCTCGCAAGTCAGCGCCTAATGCTCTTCAGGGCGTTGGCCTAGAATCTGCAAACTCCactttgatgatggaggatgaCGTCGAAGCTAATGACTCGAGGGGTCTAGCTCACGAAAGTTCAGAGGTTAAGGATCAACGGGTCACCAACCCCATGGATGGAGCGGTTGGCGTCCCCGACACCCCTGTCAGCCAAGCAGTGTCCTCGATATCCGCCATGGTCAAGAGCCGGAGGCGGAAGCGAACAGCATGGCGGATGATACGGGGTGTGGAGACGCAGGTCTCACTGGATGAGAATGGCGAGGTGgtgccgcctcctccgcttcctcACACCGCCGCTACATTCAGACCTTTACCTAGCCCTTCGTTCCGGGCTCTCCCCGAACCTAGGCCAACACCAGTGGCTTCTCCCGTGATATGTCAACCAAGCTCTAACCCTTTTGCAAGCATTGAAAATGGGTTCCAGGACACGGATAGACTTATCGACAAGCTGCGAGAACAGTCACGGCCGAGCACGCCTTTGCGCTTCCAGTTTCCGCCACTGAACATCCCTGCCCCCACCGAGCAATCCCCACCAAAGCTCGAGACTTTGGAGCCCAAGGTGACCTCACCCGGCCCGCTCACAGCCAACAATGTGATGTCGCCCATCTTTGCCAAGCCAAGGAACCCATTCTTCTTTGCAGACCCTCTGGCTGGCGGCCTGGCCTTTCCACCAACATGGCATCAGCATCAgttccatcaccatcaagcaaCGACTTCGATGGAACGGACCACCTCGCAGCAGAGCGCCACATCCCACCAAAGGAGAGGGTCGTGGAATCCAGAGGATCAATTGCGGCAagaggagcgggagcgggaagTCGCGATGATGCTAACAATGATGAGCAATTCACATGGCATGGGGTACGCGGGAGTATAA
- a CDS encoding hypothetical protein (COG:K; EggNog:ENOG503NXED) — MSKEQLFQLLPMPDDGLQQVLEYAATLSKQEAAEHFSNMLGDSPQVVEFISTFNARRSDPKASPPPRNAPTSTPTYSSASTAQNSAQNSEADGVPKPRRGPKKKANIHTPPPRQVASFALGPGTVYSKKDSQDEYISARSGASTPSHATSGPSKPPPTKTATPPPTQTSKPPPSALGSLVSDLGQPKSKTKSNPTSRTSTPGPSSSKNNNGNTAKVTITGGVAMHGSSTVLSDLDQAIRSLEITTNPSHSTNSAEGVAARRCNCVGTRHPPLAAAPNCLHCGKVICIKEGPGPCTFCGQPLLSSAEIQGMIKELRADRGREKMAADREAHKKAEVAGTPRPYTKTRDPTIAEAQALAHRDKLLAFQAQNAQRTTVRDEAADFDATVGGSMWATPEERALALKKQQKLLREMEWNAKPEYEKRQQVVSIDLTGRKVFKKMAKIERPPTPVDDVEDDYEAPILQGTHVSKGQGGAFSKNPLLSGVIRPVYDLKGEGEKLEGRKDRATKWRRVQDDLENNEEAILDGGIYGGGQGARVGAVGDEPECA, encoded by the coding sequence ATGTCGAAAGAACAGCTTTTCCAACTGCTGCCGATGCCAGACGATGGCCTGCAACAAGTCCTCGAATATGCCGCCACCCTTTCCAAGCAAGAAGCTGCTGAACATTTCTCCAACATGCTCGGCGACTCGCCCCAAGTCGTCGAGTTCATTTCGACATTCAACGCACGACGAAGCGATCCAAAagcatcaccgccaccaagAAACGCACCCACGTCCACGCCCACGTACTCTTCCGCATCGACCGCCCAAAACTCAGCACAAAACTCTGAAGCTGACGGCGTCCCAAAGCCCCGTCGAGGTCCCAAGAAGAAAGCAAATATCCATACCCCGCCCCCTAGACAAGTCGCCTCGTTTGCGCTTGGGCCAGGAACTGTCTACAGCAAGAAGGACTCGCAAGATGAATACATCTCAGCACGATCAGGCGCTTCGACACCCTCACACGCCACCAGTGGTCCcagcaaaccaccacccaccaagaCTGCCACACCTCCTCCGACCCAGACCTCgaagcctcctccctccgcgTTAGGCTCCCTAGTGTCGGACCTCGGGCAACCCAAGTCCAAAACCAAATCCAACCCTACCTCACGAACTTCGACACCCGGACCATCGTCATCGAAGAATAACAATGGGAATACGGCCAAGGTCACCATCACAGGAGGCGTGGCGATGCATGGCTCGTCTACGGTCCTGAGCGACCTCGACCAAGCCATTCGGTCTCTCGAGATCACCACCAATCCCTCACACTCAACAAATAGCGCCGAAGGTGTGGCGGCACGACGGTGTAATTGCGTTGGAACAAGACATCCTCCCCTGGCAGCAGCCCCGAACTGCCTTCATTGCGGCAAAGTCATCTGCATCAAGGAAGGGCCCGGACCATGTACATTTTGCGGGCAACCATTGCTGAGCTCGGCTGAGATACAAGGTATGATCAAGGAGCTTAGGGCAGACAGAGGACGTGAGAAGATGGCAGCAGATCGGGAAGCGCATAAGAAGGCCGAGGTTGCAGGGACCCCACGGCCGTATACCAAAACCAGAGATCCCACCATCGCCGAAGCGCAAGCTCTAGCTCACCGGGACAAGCTGCTAGCATTCCAAGCTCAAAATGCCCAACGGACGACGGTACGGGACGAGGCAGCTGACTTTGATGCCACTGTGGGAGGAAGCATGTGGGCCACCCCAGAAGAAAGGGCGTTGGCGTTGAAGAAGCAACAAAAGCTCCTTCGAGAAATGGAATGGAACGCTAAACCTGAATACGAGAAGCGCCAGCAAGTCGTGAGCATTGATCTCACAGGGCGTAAAGTGTTCAAGAAGATGGCCAAAATTGAGAGACCCCCAACgcctgttgatgatgtcgaagATGACTATGAAGCTCCCATCTTGCAAGGCACCCACGTGAGCAAGGGGCAAGGCGGTGCTTTCAGCAAGAACCCACTACTGAGCGGAGTAATCCGGCCGGTCTACGATTTgaagggcgagggcgagaagCTTGAAGGTAGGAAAGACAGGGCCACCAAATGGCGAAGAGTCCAAGATGATTTGGAGAACAACGAGGAAGCCATTCTCGATGGCGGCATTTACGGTGGGGGTCAAGGCGCCAGAGTGGGAGCAGTTGGCGATGAGCCAGAGTGCGCTTAG
- a CDS encoding hypothetical protein (EggNog:ENOG503NZSE; COG:S): MDYQGQSLTLTYENGQEVTVESVAIVRMGANFTGVRTGEGFYTRFCDPDASIDVEPPATTEVPPQFPTSTRTDTSASDVSSTNTLPPLSPTMSNYPWPAVRDNGSNITSGYFLNGTGYDDVVVLALSEFSPPDMDPMAYLVDFQATIANLLAKSREQNKTKLIIDVSENGDGLVAAAYELFAQLFPNTTAFSANNIRETLSIVQISKVSSADAVEIKNFDANTFDEINPDEPARFKALSSLHENSMVEQLIPGHIFSPITGLNLTTSDALLGPVILENDTFTAYQYHPWNQTEDVFNITGAGNRANVPPSPFTVENIILLTDGACSSTCATLARLLYSVNGTNNAKIKIKTAVVGGRPDPALGTVNNTSTGPMQAVGGVAGAQIFYFSNFHEAVKAVLVLSPELNSTTNLTENEDLLLLAEGYAMKRPLAGIGGGEAAGSINGKNDFVSLDNLETAIQFLSWNEDVIGGVNETNYCHFYYTKEMVFGPTKVWERAADAFWGEDGGDKLYLPLFD, encoded by the exons ATGGATTACCAGGGACAAAGCCTAACCTTGACCTATGAAAATGGCCAGGAAGTCACGGTAGAGTCTGTTGCCATTGTTCGAATGGGAGCGAACTTCACTGGTGTGCGAACTGGCGAAGGCTTTTACACACGTTTCTGTGATCCCGACGCTTCGATAGATGTTgaaccaccagcaacaaccgaAGTGCCGCCGCAATTTCCAACTTCGACCAGGACCGATACCTCCGCAAGCGATGTGTCCAGTACAAATACCCTGCCGCCTCTCTCCCCAACAATGAGCAACTATCCTTGGCCGGCCGTTAGAGACAATGGTTCCAACATAACTTCCGGCTACTTTCTGAACGGGACGGGATATGACGATGTAGTTGTGCTTGCCCTTTCGGAATTCTCCCCGCCTGATATGGATCCTATGGCATACTTGGTGGATTTTCAAGCTaccatcgccaacctcctTGCGAAGTCCCGAGAGCAGAATAAGACAAAGTTGATCATTGACGTTAGCGAGAACGGGGATGGCCTTGTAGCTGCTGCCTACGAGCTCTTTGCTCAG CTATTCCCCAACACAACAGCCTTCAGTGCCAACAACATACGCGAAACCCTGTCCATTGTCCAAATATCGAAGGTCTCGAGTGCCGACGCAGTGGAAATCAAAAACTTTGACGCCAACACGTTCGACGAAATCAACCCTGATGAGCCCGCCCGCTTCAAAGCCCTGAGCAGCCTCCACGAGAACAGCATGGTTGAACAGCTCATCCCCGGTCATATTTTCTCCCCTATAACcggcctcaacctcaccactTCCGATGCCCTTCTCGGCCCGGTAATCCTCGAAAACGACACCTTTACAGCATACCAGTACCATCCCTGGAACCAAACCGAAGATGTCTTCAACATCACCGGCGCAGGTAATAGAGCCAAtgtccctccctcccccttcacagTCGAGAATattatcctcctcaccgacgGCGCTTGTAGCTCTACCTGCGCGACATTGGCAAGGCTCCTCTACAGCGTCAACGgcaccaacaacgccaaGATTAAGATTAAGACCGCTGTCGTCGGCGGCCGACCTGATCCTGCTCTTGGAACAGtaaacaacaccagcaccggtCCCATGCAGGCCGTGGGTGGTGTGGCAGGTGCACAAATCTTTTACTTTTCCAATTTTCACGAGGCAGTCAAAGCGGTCTTGGTCCTCTCGCCGGAGCTAAACAGCACAACCAATTTGACCGAAAACGAggatttgctgctgctggccgaGGGGTACGCAATGAAGAGGCCATTGGCAGGaatcggtggtggtgaggcggcAGGGTCGATCAACGGGAAGAATGATTTTGTTTCGCTTGACAATTTGGAGACTGCGATTCAGTTTCTGAGTTGGAATGAGGATGTCATTGGGGGTGTCAATGAGACGAACTACTGCCATTTTTACTACACAAAAGAGATGGTGTTTGGGCCGACGAAGgtgtgggagagggcggctgatgctttttggggggaggatgggggggataaATTGTATTTGCCACTTTTTGactaa
- a CDS encoding hypothetical protein (EggNog:ENOG503NYSU), with amino-acid sequence MLQQSQRHPMPWPTLHPFSNFTRTNFTALRTEIAPTWVDEAPYRGTASILWSCLVALVACVYSTLHLNIPAPGRTGYWHVFWKKTLWVFTVLFAPEVMLVIACGEILKARWLQRELRALNPSESGAGDVSLRYCFFVVMGGLRVLVGDLITEAELHKSAKLEGLFRDSAVVLSPEGVVQLARLGHLVRVPETTIDDRSKASIIQKFVALTQVFWLFLHCIVRMAQGFPLALLKIHVSVHIVAAGLMMYACWLQKPLDVAEGPIVDSKPWEDALKIMVEMAINGPSDLYMYRRCPTEDPVVVDSKTRLQSFYFVDLNTNQVDDVKWVALSPERGCLEVGEVLPSGEGFKARRQALYLSSTQWKRLDGIKSLLGDMEQGNTHAGSGYFVLLMLYGGIHLFAWNFPFANSNEMMLWKKLGGGSFLLFSLYVLVRVFIVVESFINLGAEPIGVFSSPPWLQNFPHV; translated from the exons ATGCTGCAACAGTCGCAACGACATCCAATGCCATGGCCGACATTGCACCCCTTTTCGAACTTCACAAGAACAAATTTCACGGCACTCCGCACAGAAATTGCGCCAACTTGGGTAGATGAGGCCCCATACCGCGGGACCGCTAGCATTCTCTGGAGCTGCCTGGTGGCCCTGGTTGCTTGTGTGTATTCAACCTTGCACCTCAACATTCCAGCTCCCGGCAGAACGGGGTACTGGCATGTGTTTTGGAAGAAAACCCTGTGGGTGTTCACCGTTCTCTTCGCCCCAGAGGTGATGCTCGTCATAGCCTGCGGAGAAATTCTCAAGGCCCGATGGCTACAGCGCGAACTCCGAGCGTTGAACCCTTCAGAGTCCGGAGCTGGTGATGTCTCATTGAGATATTGCTTTTTCGTGGTTATGGGGGGGCTGAgagtgttggttggggatCTCATAACTGAAGCGGAATTGCACAAGTCTGCCAAACTCGAAGGATTATTCCGAGACTCCGCCGTCGTTTTATCTCCCGAAGGGGTGGTCCAGCTTGCTCGACTGGGCCATTTAGTCAGGGTTCCTGAAACGACGATCGACGACCGAAGCAAAGCTAGCATAATCCAGAAGTTTGTCGCTCTTACACAGGTGTTCTGGCTCTTTCTGCACTGTATTGTCAGAATGGCTCAAGGATTTCCACTCGCGTTGTTGAAGATTCACGTCTCCGTACACATTGTGGCTGCAGGGTTGATGATGTATGCGTGTTGGCTTCAG AAACCTCTCGATGTTGCTGAGGGGCCAATTGTCGATTCCAAACCGTGGGAGGACGCCCTTAAGATAATGGTCGAGATGGCGATCAATGGGCCCAGCGACCTATATATGTATCGTCGTTGTCCCACGGAAGATCCGGTTGTTGTGGATAGCAAGACACGATTACAGAGCTTCTATTTCGTTGATCTCAATACGAACCAGGTCGATGACGTGAAATGGGTTGCACTATCTCCTGAAAGGGGCTGCTTGGAGGTCGGCGAGGTGTTACCTTCCGGTGAAGGATTCAAGGCCCGCAGGCAAGCCCTCTACCTAAGCTCAACACAATGGAAAAGGTTGGACGGAATCAAATCATTGCTGGGGGATATGGAACAGGGAAACACCCATGCTGGAT CCGGCTATTTTGTTTTGCTCATGCTGTATGGCGGGATACATCTCTTCGCCTGGAACTTTCCGTTCGCGAATAGCAAtgagatgatgttgtggaAG AAATTGGGGGGCGGGTCGTTTTTGCTATTTTCATTGTACGTTCTTGTGCGTGTGTTCATCGTGGTAGAGTCTTTCATCAATCTCGGGGCAGAGCCGATAGGGGTCTTTTCGTCGCCACCGTGGCTTCAGAACTTCCCACACGTCTAG